Within Hydrogenophaga sp. PAMC20947, the genomic segment AATGCCAGCGCGCTGTCGTCCATGGCTTTGAGGTGTTGCGCGTTGACCCAGCGCAGCTTGGCATCGTCAAACTGCGCTGCGCTGCGGCCCAGATGGTCCAGGTTGAACCACTCCAGAAACTGCTCACGGCTGAAAATCTCGTCGTCACCGTGACTCCAGCCCAGACGCGCCAGGTAGTTGACCATGGCGTCGGGCAGGTAGCCTTCGTCGCGGTACTGCGTCACGGGTTTGGCGCCATTGCGCTTGGACATCTTGGAAACGTGCTTCTCGCCCTGCTCGTCCACCGTTTCGGTCATCACGGTCGGCAGGTGGGCATACACCGGCGGCTCCTGGCCCAGAGCACGGAAGATGTTGATCTGGCGAGGCGTGTTGTTGACGTGGTCGTCGCCGCGCACCACATGGGTGATGGCCATGTCGATGTCGTCAACTACCACGCAGAAGTTGTAGGTGGGCGTGCCATCGGGGCGTGCGATCACCAGATCATCCAGCTCGTGATTGCTGATCTCGATGAGCCCTTTCACCTTGTCGTCCCAGGCCACCACCCCTTCCTGCGGGTTCTTGAAACGCAGCACAGGCTTCACGCCTTCGGGCACTGGCGGCAGCGTCTTGCCCGCTTCTGGCCGCCAGGTGCCGTCGTACCGGGGCTTCTCTTTGTTGGCCATCTGGCGCTCGCGCAACGCATCCAGCTCAACCATGCTCATGTAGCAGGGATACACATGACCCGCCGCCACCAGATCGGCCAGCACCACCTTGTAGCGGTCCATGCGCTGCATCTGATAGAACGGTCCTTCGTCGTGGTCCAGCCCCAGCCACTTCATGCCTTCGATGATCACATCCACGGCGGCCTGCGAGGAACGCTCAAGGTCGGTGTCTTCGATGCGCAGCACAAACACGCCGCCCGAAGCACGTGCAAAGGCCCAGGGATAGAGCGCTGAGCGGATGTTGCCCAGGTGGATGAAACCAGTGGGCGAAGGAGCGAAACGGGTGCGTACGGTGGTCATGATCAGAACGAAGTGAGGCCGCGGTCGAGGTCGGCGGTGATGTCTTGCAAATGCTCCAGGCCCACCGCCACGCGGATCAGGCCCTGGGTCACACCAGCAGCGCTGCGTTGCTCGGATGTGAGCCGGCCGTGTGAGGTGCTGGCCGGGTGGGCCACCAGCGTTTTGGTGTCGCCCAGGTTGGTGGACAACGACAGCACGCGCATGCTGTCGAGCACGTGGAAGGCACGCTGGCGCGCCTGCTCGTCACCTTGCGCCTGGACTTCAAACGACAACACCGCACCGCCCACGCCCGACTGCTGGGCCATGGCCAGCGCATGTTGCGGATGGCTGGCGAGTCCCGGGTAAAACACCCGTGCCACCGAGGGGTGGCTCTCCAGCCAATGCGCCAGGGCGAGTGCCCGCGCCGACTGCGCCTGCATGCGGATGTCCAGCGTTTCCAGGCCCTTGAGACACACCCAGGCGTTGAATGGCGCCAGGGTCATGCCCGCGCTTTTGAGGACAGGCAGGAAACTCTTGGTCACCAGCTCTTCGCTGGCGCACAGCGCCCCCGCCATCACACGGCCCTGGCCGTCGAGGTATTTGGTGCCCGAATGCATCACGATATCGGCGCCGAGCGCCATCGGGCGCTGCAGCGCTGGCGTGGCAAAGCAATTGTCCACGCACAGCAGCGCGCCCGCGTTGTGGGCGATATCGGCCAAGGCCCGGATGTCACACACTTCGGTGAGCGGATTCGTGGGTGTTTCGGCGAACAGCAACTTGGTGTTGGGCTTGATGGCCGCCTGCCAGGCGGCCGCATCGGCCTGGGGCAGGAAACTGCTCTCGACGCCAAACTTGGCGAGGTCGGAGCCGATCAGCTTGATCGTTGAGCCAAACATCGAGCGCGAGCACAGCACATGGTCACCCGCCTTGAGCAAGCCCATGCACATCATCAAGATGGCCGACATGCCAGAGGCGGTAGAGATGCAGGCCTCAGCCCCTTCCAGCGCAGCCAGTCGCTGCTCGAAACTGGCCACCGTTGGATTGCCATAGCGGCCATAGGTGAAGCCGTCTTCCTCCCCCGCAAAACGCCTCGCGGCGGCCTCGGCCGAAGGCTGAACATAGCCACTGGTCAGGAAAAGGGCTTCGGAATTTTCACCGTAAGCGGTGCGCTCGACCGCCGCGCGAACGGCCAGGGTGTCGCGGTGCAAGTCAGCGTATTCGGGTGGCAAAGATGGCATGTGCTCGGCAACCCAGATCAAGCGTTGAGAGAGTTCGGCAAGGCCAGGCGAGAGGTGTCTTCTTCACCCTCTTCCACCTGATCACGGCCCTGATTGAGGCGGAGAATGTCTTCGGCCGTGATATCACCGGTGACATAAACACCATCGAAGCACGACGCGTCAAAACCATCCAACTTCGGGTTGAGCGCCCCGATCACGTTCTTCATGGCGTCAACGTCCTGGTAAATCAAGGCGTCGCAGCCGATGCTCTCGCGGATCTCGTCGAGTGTGCGGTCGTGTGCGATCAGCTCTTGCGGTGTGGGCATGTCGATGCCGTAAACGTTGGGAAATCGCACCGGTGGGGCCGCGCTGGCAAGGTACACCTTGCGGGCGCCCGCGTCACGCGCCATCTGCACGATTTCCCGGCTCGTCGTGCCCCGCACGATGGAATCGTCCACCAGCAAAACGTTGCGGCCCTTGAATTCGCTGGCCACCACGTTGAGCTTCTGGCGCACCGATTTCTTGCGCACACCCTGACCCGGCATGATGAAGGTCCGTCCCACGTAGCGGTTTTTCACAAAACCTTCGCGGTAGGGCAAACCAAGAATCTGCGCCAGCTCCATGGCGCTCGGACGCGACGATTCCGGGATCGGAATCACCACGTCGATCTGATTGGGCGGCACGGTCGAGATCACGCGCTTGGCCAGTGTCTTGCCCAGATTGAGTCGGGCCTGGTACACCGAAATGCCGTCCATGACGGAGTCGGGGCGGGCCAGATAAACGTACTCAAAAATGCAGGGCTTGTGGCGGGTGGTCTCGGCGCATTGCTGAAACTGCATTTCGCCTTGCTCACTGATGAACACCGCCTCGCCCGGGGCCACATCGCGCAACAAATCAAAGCCATTGCCATCCAGGGTGACCGACTCGCTGGCCACCATCACACCCCCATCGCCGGATTTGCCCACACACAGAGGCCGAATGCCAAACGGGTCGCGAAATGCCAGCAGGCCATGGCCGGCGATCAAGGCGATCACGGCGTATGAGCCCTTGATGCGCTTGTGCACATTTTTCACCGCCGCGAAGACTTCGGCGGGCTTCAGCGTGATGCCACGCGAAATCTTCTCCAGCTCGTGCGCCAGAACGTTGAGCAACACCTCGGAATCGCTGTCGGTGTTGATGTGGCGGTGGTCGGTCAGAAACAGCTCTTGCTTCAGTTCCTGGGCATTGGTCAGGTTGCCGTTGTGCACCAGCACGATGCCAAACGGGGCATTGACGTAGAACGGCTGCGCCTCTTCTTCGCTGTACGCATTGCCCGCTGTGGGGTAACGCACCTGCCCCAGGCCTGCATTGCCCGGCAGTGCCCGCATGTTGCGGGTGCGAAACACATCTCGCACCATGCCTTTGGCCTTGTGCATGTAGAACTTGCGGTCTTGCTCGGTCACGATGCCGGCGGCGTCTTGCCCCCGGTGCTGCAACAGCAACAACGCGTCATAGATCAATTGATTGACCGGTGCCTGGCTCACCACGCCCACGATTCCACACATGTTGAGGTCCTTACGGATTAAAAAACGAAGATTCTTCGACTCAAGGCAGGTACTGGCCAATCGCCAAGGGCAACACCGGCTTGATGGCGCTCAGGCCTTGCGCGAGGCCCGCTGCAACAGGCGAGCCCACCCAAGCCGGATCGGTGCGAACGGGCGTCATGCTGACGACCGTGGCAACCGCCAGCAAAATCAGCACCCCCCGGGCGATTCCAAACACGGCGCCCAGCAGCCGGTCAACCGGGCGCAACCCCACCGAGGCCACCAGCTTTTTCACCAGCCACGACACCAAGCCTGCGGCAAACGCAACGCCCACAAATACCAAGGCAAACCCCGCAGCAAGTCGCAGCGCAGGGGCAAATTCATCCATGGGCAAAAGCTCGGCCACGGGGCTGGCATAGCGCTGGGCCGCGATAAAGGCCACCACCCATCCAGCCACCGATAACACTTCATACACCAGGCCACGCCACAACCCGAGCAGGATGGATAGAACCAACACCGCCACCAAGGCAATATCGACCCAATTCATGCCCACCATCCCGCGAGAACCCACCGACAACCCATCACAGCGACAGTATCCGGGCGGGCAAGCCCAAAGCCTTCACCTTGGCAGCGGCCCTGTCGGCCTCTGAGCGCGTGGAAAACGGCCCCACGCGCACGCGAATGAGCTTGCCGGCCGAGGTTTCAGCCACATGGGTGTAGGTCTTGAATCCGGCGCGCTCAAGCTTGAGGCGCGTGGCACGGGCGCTTTGGGCTTCCGCAAAAGCCCCCACCTGCACCACCAGTCGCTCCGCGCCTGCTGGTGCCTTGCTTTCCAGCAAGGACTTCGCCCGGGCGGACTCCGCCGCTGCGGCCTTGCTGGCGACAACTTTATCCTTGGCCTCTTTTTCTTTGGCAGCCACACGGGCTGCGTCTTTGGCGGCATTCTGCGCACTGTCGTCCTTCGCAGCAGCTGTTGTTGTGGCTGCGGGCGTCACATTGTCTGACTTGGGCGCAGCTTTGGCGTCTGTATCGGCTGAGGGCTTGCCCGCGGGCTCCATCACCTCTTCCCGGGCGCCCAGGCTTTCAGCAGCGGTCACGGTTGCCGAAGTGGCTGGCGCTACTCCACCCGCCTTCGAAGGCTCGGTTGAGGCGCTTTCCGAGGTGACCTCACCGGACGAAGCTGCCGCAGGCTCGCGCGGCTCGGTCAACGCTGGCGTCGTGCCACGGGCGGGAATTTCAATGGGTATGTCGCCTGCCACCGGTCTGGGCTCAGTGTCAAACAACATCGGAAACCCCAGCACACCCAGCAAAACCAGCACCGCAGCGCCGATCAGACGGTGCCGGGCGCGCCGCCTCACCACCTCAATGGATTGAGACGCGGGCGGTGCGGAGGAACTGCCTGAGGAGCCTGAACGGGATGTGATCATGCGAGGTTGAACCTGGTCGCCTACGGGGCCGGCGAATGTGCGCTACACGCCCATGGACAAAGGCGCGGGCAAGATCGTCAAACTGAGACGTGTTTTGCCGACAGACGGGGCACACCATCCTGCAAAACGCCACCCACGGTGTGGAACGAGCCAAAGACGACGATTCTATCAGCGGGGTCGGCAGCGGCCACCGCAGCCCTCAAGGCGTCCATGGGCGAACCGTAGCACCCGGCCACCCGCGAAACCCCTTGGGGCGCCGTGGCTGGATGCGCATCCAGCTGGGCCGCCAGCGCTTCGGCAGTGCTGGCCCGCTCCAGCGGCAAATTGGTCACATACCAACGGTCGATCAAAGGCGCAATGCGTTCCAGCATCAAAGGCAGGTCTTTGTCTGCCATGACGCCGAACACAGCATGTGTGGTCGGAAAAAAACCCATGGCATCGAGGTTTTCGGTCAGCGCGGCCACCGAATGCGGGTTGTGCGCCACATCGAGCACCAGCGAGGGAGCGCCCGGCACCATCTGGAAGCGTCCGGGCAATGCGACCATGGCGAGACCGTTGCGCACCGCTTGCGCCGTTACCGGCAAGCGCGGGCGCAAGGCCTCCAGGGCGCCCAGCACACCCGACGCGTTCACCAGCTGGTTCGCCCCCCGCAAAGCGGGGTAAGCCAGACCCGCATAGCGGCGCCCACCATGTGACGGGTGCATCGCCCAGCCCCACTGCTGCTGGTCGCCGGCGAAATGAAAGTCTTTGCCCAGGCGCCACAGGTTTGCACCCACTTCCATGGCGCGGTCCAGCACACTTTGCGGCGGCACTGGATCGCTCACGATCACTGGCCGTCCGGTGCGCATGATGCCGGCCTTTTCATAGCCAATGGATTCACGATCAAGCCCCAGCAAGGCCGTGTGGTCGAGCGCGATGCTGGTGATCACGGCGCAATCGGTGTCGATGATGTTCACCGCATCCAGGCGCCCACCCAGACCCACTTCCAGAATCGCTACATCGAGCTGGCTCTGAGACAACACACGCAGGATGGCGAGGGTGGTGAACTCAAAGTACGTGAGGCTGATTTCGGCCCCATCATCAGCGCCTGACGCGCCCCGCCCCAGCCGCGCGGCCTCCACTTCGGCGAAGGCTGGCAACAGGGACTCGCCCGCCACCATCTCGCCCGCGACGCGGCAGCGCTCTTCAAAAAGCACCAGATGCGGCGAGGTGTAGACACCCGTGCGGAAGCCCGCCTCGCCGTACACGGCCTCCAGCATGGCGCAAGTGGAGCCCTTGCCATTGGTCCCCGCCACTGTGATCACAGGGCAATTCATCACCAAGTGCATGCGCTGCGCCACGCGGTGCACGCGGTCCAGCCCCATGTCGATGGTCATGGGGTGCAGGCGCTCGCAGTGGGCGAGCCAGTCGGAGAGTGTGGAAGGTGTCATGGCGGGGAACATTGTCGCCGAAGGGTCGGACACCCACAGGGGCAAGTCCTTTTTAAACCCCGCCTGACCACGGCTCGCTGCGATCCAGCGCCACGTGAACCCAGACGGTCAGGCGGCAAACCGGTCGGTGGCCTCCAGCAGGTGCGTCAGAATTCCCGGCTCATTGAACGCATGGCCTGCATCGCCCACCAGATGAAACGCCGCCTGTGGCCAGGCCTTGTGCAGTGCCCAGGCCGTTTTGGCGGGGGTGCAGACGTCGTAACGCCCTTGGACGATCACGCCTGGAATACCCGCCAGCTTGACCGCATCGCGCAGCAATTGACCTTCGTCCATCCAGCCTTCGTGCACAAAATAGTGGTTTTCGATGCGGGCAAAGGCCAAGGCAAAAGCATCGCCAGCATGTTTTGCCGAGTTGGCCGCGTCGGGCAGCAATCGAATGGTTTGGCCTTCCCACAGGCTCCAGGCGCGTGCGCAGGCCAATTGTTCGGCGCGGTCTTCGCCCACCAGGCGTTGGCGGTAAGCCGCGATGAGATCACCCCGCTCAGCCTCGGGGATCGGTGCAACAAAACCTTCCCACAAATCAGGGAACAGCCATGACGCGCCTTCTTGGTAATACCAGCGGAGTTCCTCGCGGCGCAGGGTGAAAATACCGCGCACGATCAGAGCCGATACCCGTTCGGTGTGGGTTTGCGCGTAAGCGAGCGCCAACGTGCTGCCCCAGGAACCACCAAACACCAGCCATTGCTCCACGCCCAGCATCAACCGCAAGCGCTCGATATCGGCCACCAGATGCCAGGTGGTGTTGTTCTCCAGGGCGGCTGCGGGTCGGGAACGGCCACAGCCCCGCTGGTCGAACAGCAAGACGCAGTATCGCTCGGGATCGAACAGGCGCCGGTGTTCCGGCGAACACCCCGACCCAGGCCCACCGTGCAAAAAAACCGCGGGCTTGCCAGCAGGATTACCGCTCAGCTCCCAGTACACCTGATGGCCATCGCCGGTGTCGAGCAGACCGCTCTTAAAAGGCTCAATCGGGGGGTATAACTCACGCAAACTCATACTCGGAATCCATTGAAGTGGGCGGGCAACATGCCAGAATCTGCCCATGACCACACTCTACGGCATCCCCAACTGCGACACCGTCAAAAAGGCCCGCGCCTGGCTCAGCGAGCACGGCGTTGATTACACGTTTCACGACTTCAAAAAACAAGGTGTGCCCGCCGCCGAGCTGGTCCACTGGCTCGAAACGGTGGAATGGGAAACGCTGGTCAACCGCAAGGGCACGACCTGGCGCAAGCTGGAAGAGGCCGAGCGCACCGCTGTCATGGATGCGGGCAGCGCCCAAGTGCTCATGCTGGCCCAGGCCAGCGTGATCAAGCGCCCGGTGGTGCAATGGGATGATGGGGTTGTGACAGTGGGCTTTGATGTGAAGGCCTGGGGCGCCCGCCTTTAGCCTTTAGGCAACTCCGGGCAGCTCTCGATCGGCTCAGGCACTGAAGCACCCTAAAATGCTGGATTGACTGCCCTCTCCAGCCCATTACATGACCACTACCCACCTTGACGGCGTGTCCGTCTCGACGCAAGCGAGCGTCTACTTTGACGGCAAGTGCGTCAGCCACAGCCTCACCCTGCCCGACGGCACGAAAAAATCAGTAGGCGTGGTTTTGCCTGCGGTGCTCACGTTCGGTACGGCTGCGCCCGAAATCATGGAATGTGTGGGGGGCGGCTGTGAAGTCAAGCTGGCCGGCACCGAGGCCTGGGTTTCAGTGGGACCCGGCGAGCGCTTCAGCGTGGTCGGCAACTCCAGCTTTGACATCCGCGTGACCGACGCCTTCCATTACATCTGCCACTACGGGTAATTCAAACAACATGGCCACCATTCTTCAAAACCTGCCACTGAATCAAAAAGTCGGTATCGCCTTTTCTGGCGGTCTGGACACCTCTGCTGCACTGCTCTGGATGAAACAAAAGGGTGCGATCCCTTACGCCTACACCGCCAATCTCGGCCAGCCCGACGAGCCTGATTACGATGAAATCCCACGCAAAGCCAAGGAATACGGCGCCGAGCAAGCCCGCCTGATCGACTGCCGCTCGCAGCTCGCGGCCGAAGGCATTGCCGCCCTGCAGTGCGGTGCCTTCCACGTGACCACCGCTGGCGTGACCTACTTCAACACCACGCCGCTGGGCCGCGCTGTGACCGGCACCATGCTGGTCTCGGCCATGAAGGAAGACGATGTCAATATCTGGGGTGATGGCTCGACCTACAAGGGCAACGACATCGAGC encodes:
- a CDS encoding pyrimidine/purine nucleoside phosphorylase produces the protein MTTTHLDGVSVSTQASVYFDGKCVSHSLTLPDGTKKSVGVVLPAVLTFGTAAPEIMECVGGGCEVKLAGTEAWVSVGPGERFSVVGNSSFDIRVTDAFHYICHYG
- a CDS encoding CvpA family protein, giving the protein MVGMNWVDIALVAVLVLSILLGLWRGLVYEVLSVAGWVVAFIAAQRYASPVAELLPMDEFAPALRLAAGFALVFVGVAFAAGLVSWLVKKLVASVGLRPVDRLLGAVFGIARGVLILLAVATVVSMTPVRTDPAWVGSPVAAGLAQGLSAIKPVLPLAIGQYLP
- the pip gene encoding prolyl aminopeptidase is translated as MSLRELYPPIEPFKSGLLDTGDGHQVYWELSGNPAGKPAVFLHGGPGSGCSPEHRRLFDPERYCVLLFDQRGCGRSRPAAALENNTTWHLVADIERLRLMLGVEQWLVFGGSWGSTLALAYAQTHTERVSALIVRGIFTLRREELRWYYQEGASWLFPDLWEGFVAPIPEAERGDLIAAYRQRLVGEDRAEQLACARAWSLWEGQTIRLLPDAANSAKHAGDAFALAFARIENHYFVHEGWMDEGQLLRDAVKLAGIPGVIVQGRYDVCTPAKTAWALHKAWPQAAFHLVGDAGHAFNEPGILTHLLEATDRFAA
- a CDS encoding SPOR domain-containing protein, with product MITSRSGSSGSSSAPPASQSIEVVRRRARHRLIGAAVLVLLGVLGFPMLFDTEPRPVAGDIPIEIPARGTTPALTEPREPAAASSGEVTSESASTEPSKAGGVAPATSATVTAAESLGAREEVMEPAGKPSADTDAKAAPKSDNVTPAATTTAAAKDDSAQNAAKDAARVAAKEKEAKDKVVASKAAAAESARAKSLLESKAPAGAERLVVQVGAFAEAQSARATRLKLERAGFKTYTHVAETSAGKLIRVRVGPFSTRSEADRAAAKVKALGLPARILSL
- the gltX gene encoding glutamate--tRNA ligase, whose product is MTTVRTRFAPSPTGFIHLGNIRSALYPWAFARASGGVFVLRIEDTDLERSSQAAVDVIIEGMKWLGLDHDEGPFYQMQRMDRYKVVLADLVAAGHVYPCYMSMVELDALRERQMANKEKPRYDGTWRPEAGKTLPPVPEGVKPVLRFKNPQEGVVAWDDKVKGLIEISNHELDDLVIARPDGTPTYNFCVVVDDIDMAITHVVRGDDHVNNTPRQINIFRALGQEPPVYAHLPTVMTETVDEQGEKHVSKMSKRNGAKPVTQYRDEGYLPDAMVNYLARLGWSHGDDEIFSREQFLEWFNLDHLGRSAAQFDDAKLRWVNAQHLKAMDDSALALLVAEQLGKQGITADDRLPRICGLFKDRCDTTVALAGWAAAFYADVVPTEAERAQHVTEAIRPALDTLAEKLAAIAWDKASIAAAIKETIAAHGIKMPQLAMPVRVLVMGTAQTPSLDAVLELQNKQTILDRLQNR
- the purF gene encoding amidophosphoribosyltransferase, with amino-acid sequence MCGIVGVVSQAPVNQLIYDALLLLQHRGQDAAGIVTEQDRKFYMHKAKGMVRDVFRTRNMRALPGNAGLGQVRYPTAGNAYSEEEAQPFYVNAPFGIVLVHNGNLTNAQELKQELFLTDHRHINTDSDSEVLLNVLAHELEKISRGITLKPAEVFAAVKNVHKRIKGSYAVIALIAGHGLLAFRDPFGIRPLCVGKSGDGGVMVASESVTLDGNGFDLLRDVAPGEAVFISEQGEMQFQQCAETTRHKPCIFEYVYLARPDSVMDGISVYQARLNLGKTLAKRVISTVPPNQIDVVIPIPESSRPSAMELAQILGLPYREGFVKNRYVGRTFIMPGQGVRKKSVRQKLNVVASEFKGRNVLLVDDSIVRGTTSREIVQMARDAGARKVYLASAAPPVRFPNVYGIDMPTPQELIAHDRTLDEIRESIGCDALIYQDVDAMKNVIGALNPKLDGFDASCFDGVYVTGDITAEDILRLNQGRDQVEEGEEDTSRLALPNSLNA
- a CDS encoding O-succinylhomoserine sulfhydrylase, translating into MPSLPPEYADLHRDTLAVRAAVERTAYGENSEALFLTSGYVQPSAEAAARRFAGEEDGFTYGRYGNPTVASFEQRLAALEGAEACISTASGMSAILMMCMGLLKAGDHVLCSRSMFGSTIKLIGSDLAKFGVESSFLPQADAAAWQAAIKPNTKLLFAETPTNPLTEVCDIRALADIAHNAGALLCVDNCFATPALQRPMALGADIVMHSGTKYLDGQGRVMAGALCASEELVTKSFLPVLKSAGMTLAPFNAWVCLKGLETLDIRMQAQSARALALAHWLESHPSVARVFYPGLASHPQHALAMAQQSGVGGAVLSFEVQAQGDEQARQRAFHVLDSMRVLSLSTNLGDTKTLVAHPASTSHGRLTSEQRSAAGVTQGLIRVAVGLEHLQDITADLDRGLTSF
- a CDS encoding ArsC family reductase — protein: MTTLYGIPNCDTVKKARAWLSEHGVDYTFHDFKKQGVPAAELVHWLETVEWETLVNRKGTTWRKLEEAERTAVMDAGSAQVLMLAQASVIKRPVVQWDDGVVTVGFDVKAWGARL
- the folC gene encoding bifunctional tetrahydrofolate synthase/dihydrofolate synthase gives rise to the protein MTPSTLSDWLAHCERLHPMTIDMGLDRVHRVAQRMHLVMNCPVITVAGTNGKGSTCAMLEAVYGEAGFRTGVYTSPHLVLFEERCRVAGEMVAGESLLPAFAEVEAARLGRGASGADDGAEISLTYFEFTTLAILRVLSQSQLDVAILEVGLGGRLDAVNIIDTDCAVITSIALDHTALLGLDRESIGYEKAGIMRTGRPVIVSDPVPPQSVLDRAMEVGANLWRLGKDFHFAGDQQQWGWAMHPSHGGRRYAGLAYPALRGANQLVNASGVLGALEALRPRLPVTAQAVRNGLAMVALPGRFQMVPGAPSLVLDVAHNPHSVAALTENLDAMGFFPTTHAVFGVMADKDLPLMLERIAPLIDRWYVTNLPLERASTAEALAAQLDAHPATAPQGVSRVAGCYGSPMDALRAAVAAADPADRIVVFGSFHTVGGVLQDGVPRLSAKHVSV